A genomic window from Scomber scombrus chromosome 18, fScoSco1.1, whole genome shotgun sequence includes:
- the polr2f gene encoding DNA-directed RNA polymerases I, II, and III subunit RPABC2 has translation MSDNEDNFDDGDFDDAEEDEGLDDLENAEDEDQENVQILPAGEGQQANQKRITTPYMTKYERARVLGTRALQIAMCAPVMVELEGETDPLQIAMKELKGRKIPIIIRRYLPDGSYEDWGCDELIITD, from the exons ATGTCGGACAACGAGGACAA CTTCGATGACGGAGATTTTGATGATGCCGAGGAGGATGAAGGATTAGATGACCTGGAAAACGCTGAAGAT GAAGATCAGGAGAACGTACAGATCCTACCTGCGGGAGAAGGCCAGCAAGCCAACCAGAAGAGGATCACAACACCGTACATGACCAAATATGAGAGAGCCAGAGTGCTGGGTACACGAGCTCTCCAGATAGC GATGTGCGCTCCAGTCATGGTGGAGCTGGAGGGAGAAACAGACCCTTTGCAAATAGCAATGAAAGAGCTCAA AGGCAGAAAGATCCCCATCATCATTCGCAGATACCTTCCTGACGGCAGTTATGAGGACTGGGGCTGCGACGAGCTCAtcataactgattaa